DNA from Borreliella garinii:
TAATTTGTTATTTTTAGGATCCACTTTAATATAACGTCCAGCATGCATTTTGGTAGTATTTTTTGGTAAAAGTGAAAAAATTTGCATTTTCCATGTATAGTCTTTATTTGCTTTTATGCTTTTATTAATTTCTTCTTTTACATTTTTAACTACATATATTTTATCTACAGAAGATATATACAATTTATTGTCCCAATAAGCAATACCAATAGGTTTTTTTAGAGTTTTTGCTATGGTATAAATTTTTTTGTTTTTTGTTACAAAGTATGCAAAAGTACTTCCAGATCCTATGAATATGTTTCCATCTTGATCGCTTGTAATTCCTCTTGGTTTTTCAATTGTATTGTTTAAAAAAATTTCGACTTTAAATCCATTTGGAACTTTTAGTGCGGTTGTTATTTCTTCTGCTGCCATAGTTATAGATGAGATTAAAAAAATACTTGTAATTAATAGAAAATAGCTATATAGAAATTGATTTTTCATTTAGTGTCCTTTTTTTTATTTAATGCTTTTGCTTTAAATTGGATGTTTCTGTGTAATATAATTTAATTATATGATAAATAAGATTCATGGTAAAGTTATAGAAAAAAAAGAATCTAGTTTAGTTTTAATGACTACTGTTTTTGAATTTGAGCTTTTAGTTAGTGCATTTTGCCTTGCTAATTTTAAGTTGTCAGACAAGGTTGAACTTTTTACTTATCTTTATGCTAGAGAAAATGAATTAAAGCTTTTTGGGTTTCTAAATTCAGATGAAAGAGAGATTTTTAAAAGTCTTATTGGAGTAAGCGGAATAGGGCCAAGGGCTGCTTTAAGAGTGCTTTCTAATATAAGGTATAATGAGTTTAAGGACGCTATTGATAGAGAGGATGTTGAGCTTGTTTCTAAAATCAAAGGTATTGGCAAAAAAATGGCTGGTAAAATGTTTTTACATCTTCAGGGTAAGCTTTTGATTAATAATGAGCTTGAATCTAGTCTTTTTGGATTTAAAGAATTAGAAGAATCAATTGTTAGCATGGGTTTTGACAGAAAAATTGTAAATAGCAAGCTTAAGGAGGCTTGCGATCTAATTGAATTTTCAAATTTAAAAGACTCTGAAAAGGAACAGTTTTTATTTAAGGAGGTTTTAAAAAGAATGTCGAATTAATTATTAGTTTTTGATAGTTATAAAATAGTCTTTAAGAGGTGTTTATGAAAGACGAAAATAGTATAAACTTTTTAAGTTCTAATGAAAATTATTTATATGATAAGAGTGAAAATGAGCTTAGGCCTAAAGTTTTTGAAGATTTCAAAGGTCAGGTTAATGTTAAAGAAACTCTTAGTATTTTTATAAGAGCTTCTAAAGAGAGAGGTGAAGCTTTAGATCATGTTTTTTTAAGTGGTCCTCCGGGCCTTGGAAAAACTACTCTTGCAAGTATTATTGCCTTTGAGATGAATGCTTCGATTAAGATTACTTCAGCTCCGGCTTTTGACAAACCCAAAGATATTATTGGAATTTTGACAGGTCTTGATGAGAAGAGTGTTTTATTTATTGATGAAATACATAGACTTAGACCAATAATAGAAGAAATGCTTTGTATTGCCATGGAAGATTATGAGCTAGACTGGGTAATCGGGCAAGGAGCTAATGCAAGAACTGTTCGAATGCCACTTCCAAAATTCACATTGATTGGAGCTACTACTAAACCAGGAAAAGTAACATCTCCACTTTATGCGAGATTTGGGATTACTGCAAGATTTGAACTTTACAGCGAAATAGAGCTTGTTGAGATAATAAAGAGAAATTCTATTATTTTAAATATTGAAATAGAAGAGGATGCTGCATTTCTTCTTGCAAGAAGTTCAAGAGGAACTCCCCGTATAGCAAATAGATTGCTAAGACGAATAAGAGATATTGCTCAGGTAACTGGAAGTTTGGTTGTCACAAGCGACATTGTTTCAATTGGGCTTGAAATGCTTAGAATTGATGGAGAAGGTCTTGATGAGCAAGATAGAAATATTTTAAGAAGTTTAATATTGAAATTTAATGGGGGACCTGTAGGCGTTGATACTTTGGCTATTTCTGTAGGGGAGACAGCAGATTCTCTTGAAGATTTTTATGAACCTTATTTAATTATGAAAGGATTTATTAACAGAACTCACAGAGGTCGTAAAGCTACTGAGTTTGCGTATCTTCACTTAAACTTAGAGATGAAAGAGGATAATATTAGTGAAAACCAAAGAGTTTCATTTTAATTTACCCTATTCTTTAATAGCTCAATATCCAAGTGAAAAAAGAGGATCTTCAAGGTTAATGGTGCTAGATCCTAATTTGCAAAAAATTTATCATGAAAATTCTGTAAACAATATTTTAAAATATATAAATAGCGATACTTTTATTATTTTTAATAACTCAAAAGTTAGAAAATCAAGAATGTATGCAGAATCAGAGATGGGTAATAATATTGAATTTTTAATTTTAGATAGAATTGGCACTGATTTGTTTACTGCGTTGATTTCTAAGTCTAAAAAGCAAATTGTTGGCAATGTTTACAAATTCCCTGAAGGACTAATGGGCGAAATTTTGTCAAAAAATAATAGTGAAATTGTTTTAAAATTTGATAATAATGTTGATGAAGATTATTTTGAAAAACATGGTTTTGTTCCTATACCTCCTTACATTAAAAGAGATTATGATAAAATAGATGAAGATCGATATCAAACTGTTTATTCTAAGTATGTTGGGTCGGCAGCTTCTGCAACCGCAGGTTTGCACTTTAGTAGGGATTTGTTTTCTGCTTTTGAAAAGAACAATATTGAATATGATTTTATCACTCTTCATGTGGGGCTTGGCACTTTTCTTCCTGTAAGATCAAAAAAGGTTGAAGAACATAATATGCATTTTGAAACTTTTTTAATAGAAAATTCTGTGGCTGCTAGATTGGAGAATGCTAAATTTCTTGGTAAAAAAATTTTATCAATTGGCACCACAACGCTTAGGGCCCTAGAGTCATCTTATGACAATAAGCTTAAAAAATTTAAAACAGGTCAGCAAAGTACAAATCTTTTTATTTATCCTGGTAAAAATTATTGTTTTAAGTTTGTTGACATGCTTTTTACAAATTTTCATACACCACAATCTACTCTTTTGATGCTGGTCTCTTCATTTGCAGGCAAAGATTTTGTGTTTAGCTCTTATGAAGAAGCTATAAATAAAGGTTATAAATTTTTTTCTTATGGTGATG
Protein-coding regions in this window:
- the ruvA gene encoding Holliday junction branch migration protein RuvA, with protein sequence MINKIHGKVIEKKESSLVLMTTVFEFELLVSAFCLANFKLSDKVELFTYLYARENELKLFGFLNSDEREIFKSLIGVSGIGPRAALRVLSNIRYNEFKDAIDREDVELVSKIKGIGKKMAGKMFLHLQGKLLINNELESSLFGFKELEESIVSMGFDRKIVNSKLKEACDLIEFSNLKDSEKEQFLFKEVLKRMSN
- the ruvB gene encoding Holliday junction branch migration DNA helicase RuvB → MKDENSINFLSSNENYLYDKSENELRPKVFEDFKGQVNVKETLSIFIRASKERGEALDHVFLSGPPGLGKTTLASIIAFEMNASIKITSAPAFDKPKDIIGILTGLDEKSVLFIDEIHRLRPIIEEMLCIAMEDYELDWVIGQGANARTVRMPLPKFTLIGATTKPGKVTSPLYARFGITARFELYSEIELVEIIKRNSIILNIEIEEDAAFLLARSSRGTPRIANRLLRRIRDIAQVTGSLVVTSDIVSIGLEMLRIDGEGLDEQDRNILRSLILKFNGGPVGVDTLAISVGETADSLEDFYEPYLIMKGFINRTHRGRKATEFAYLHLNLEMKEDNISENQRVSF
- the queA gene encoding tRNA preQ1(34) S-adenosylmethionine ribosyltransferase-isomerase QueA, which translates into the protein MKTKEFHFNLPYSLIAQYPSEKRGSSRLMVLDPNLQKIYHENSVNNILKYINSDTFIIFNNSKVRKSRMYAESEMGNNIEFLILDRIGTDLFTALISKSKKQIVGNVYKFPEGLMGEILSKNNSEIVLKFDNNVDEDYFEKHGFVPIPPYIKRDYDKIDEDRYQTVYSKYVGSAASATAGLHFSRDLFSAFEKNNIEYDFITLHVGLGTFLPVRSKKVEEHNMHFETFLIENSVAARLENAKFLGKKILSIGTTTLRALESSYDNKLKKFKTGQQSTNLFIYPGKNYCFKFVDMLFTNFHTPQSTLLMLVSSFAGKDFVFSSYEEAINKGYKFFSYGDAMLVLNHI